A single window of Sporosarcina sp. FSL W7-1349 DNA harbors:
- a CDS encoding cyclase family protein, translated as MKFVDLSVVIKEPNPGEFSSDELRRSLSCSIEYQDHEGIGAQQMMNIFNCQKEDLPNGLGWAAEILEISTHAGTHLDAPYHYYPTTGGNPAKTVEELPLDWFFGNGVVLDFLHKQNGEAVSVEDVKEALRKIDYTLKAGDIVCLMFGADKRYGQASYWTDFPGMSGDATHWIIDQGVKVIGTDAMGFDIPFEKIRSNFEENQNRDTIWEAHRVGMEKEYCQIEKMANLDRLPPHGFKICCFPIPIEKASAGWVRPVAIID; from the coding sequence ATGAAATTTGTGGACTTATCTGTAGTGATCAAAGAGCCGAACCCAGGAGAATTCTCTAGTGATGAACTAAGAAGAAGCTTGTCCTGCTCCATCGAGTACCAAGATCATGAGGGAATTGGAGCCCAGCAAATGATGAACATTTTTAACTGTCAAAAGGAAGACTTGCCGAATGGATTAGGATGGGCAGCGGAAATTCTCGAAATCTCAACCCATGCAGGAACTCATTTGGATGCCCCCTATCACTATTATCCAACCACAGGTGGAAATCCGGCGAAAACAGTGGAAGAACTTCCATTGGATTGGTTTTTCGGGAATGGCGTTGTCCTGGATTTTCTCCATAAACAAAATGGAGAAGCTGTAAGTGTGGAGGATGTGAAAGAAGCTCTTAGAAAAATCGATTACACACTGAAAGCCGGTGACATCGTTTGCTTAATGTTCGGGGCAGATAAACGCTATGGGCAAGCAAGTTATTGGACTGATTTTCCGGGGATGAGCGGGGATGCCACCCATTGGATTATCGACCAAGGTGTTAAAGTAATCGGGACAGATGCGATGGGTTTCGACATCCCATTTGAAAAAATCCGAAGTAATTTCGAAGAAAATCAGAACAGGGATACTATCTGGGAAGCCCACAGGGTTGGAATGGAAAAAGAGTATTGTCAAATAGAAAAGATGGCAAATCTAGACCGACTGCCGCCTCACGGATTTAAAATCTGTTGCTTTCCAATCCCAATTGAAAAAGCAAGCGCAGGCTGGGTACGACCAGTCGCCATAATCGATTAA
- a CDS encoding TrmB family transcriptional regulator, which produces MNIEKTIDSLKANGFTEYESKVYLSLLKHNPANGNMIALSSGVPGPKVYETLRKLHAKGYVYLFSGGDRSNSKSYIPMPYRDLLKLFEDSFNENLNLLSKGLKNISTSNSKRETELFHIDGYEASLNLITNEIALSSAEIYLSGWSVDVAKIFKPLLKAHKDGVKINSVIFGDNSLEVPWTNIPHYDVDIFNQRHSNEMNIVFDQKKTIIFNSSTDDGYSVVSDHQAMINTTTNYIRHDMYVNMIIHDFEKQLLEKYGEEFNGLIKMF; this is translated from the coding sequence TTGAATATAGAGAAAACTATCGATTCGCTAAAAGCAAATGGCTTTACCGAGTACGAATCTAAAGTTTACTTATCCCTTTTAAAGCACAATCCTGCCAACGGCAATATGATAGCGCTCTCATCCGGAGTGCCGGGTCCTAAAGTTTATGAAACTTTGAGGAAATTACATGCAAAGGGATATGTGTACTTATTTTCAGGAGGTGACAGATCAAATAGTAAAAGTTATATTCCAATGCCTTATCGAGACCTATTGAAATTATTCGAGGATTCCTTTAATGAAAACCTTAATCTTTTGAGCAAAGGACTCAAAAACATCTCGACTAGCAATAGCAAAAGAGAGACGGAACTGTTCCACATTGACGGATACGAGGCCTCCTTGAACCTTATTACAAATGAAATCGCCCTGTCTTCCGCCGAAATTTATTTAAGTGGCTGGTCTGTAGATGTTGCCAAGATATTCAAGCCACTGCTCAAGGCCCACAAGGACGGAGTCAAAATTAACAGCGTCATATTTGGTGATAACTCATTAGAAGTCCCGTGGACCAATATTCCTCATTATGACGTTGATATTTTTAACCAACGCCATAGCAACGAAATGAACATTGTGTTTGATCAAAAGAAGACCATTATCTTCAATTCTTCAACTGATGATGGATATTCGGTTGTCTCCGATCATCAAGCCATGATCAATACGACAACCAATTATATCCGGCACGATATGTATGTAAATATGATTATTCACGACTTTGAAAAGCAACTGTTAGAGAAATATGGAGAAGAATTCAACGGTTTAATAAAAATGTTCTAA
- a CDS encoding DNA sulfur modification protein DndB produces MPNKGVLTKFQGSLHSQFGKQVLSTQLPFGTLESIFGIDYDVQRQLDAGRRAEIRKFILDSLEQGKPFYFAPFVFSSRRNIRVADDGFEIEPRDKIYILDGQHRSSALSSAISHLKTMKEAAEEIGDFTESQKAKKHIDQLVNYPVAMQVFLELDTQSEQQLFTDYNTERKEAHPGLLMQYDHRDKYIELTRNVAYQLADTLDIEHKRSRLTAQNSSVTSLTIMRRCLIALFEGLLTVKTGDPYPRCKLTEMPKVAKYFFQSWNDLFPRQMANRSTYVSGLTGIQIALAYTAFLTMRENNITYYKAIDMLRLLNRRCTWKHDDPLFKHMYHSEAKQLRHHSSTTAIKRTALEFLSVIEQERGMENDYSSRLF; encoded by the coding sequence ATGCCGAATAAGGGAGTATTGACAAAGTTCCAAGGATCCTTACATAGCCAATTTGGAAAACAGGTCCTATCCACGCAACTGCCGTTTGGAACATTGGAATCTATTTTTGGCATCGACTATGATGTCCAACGACAACTGGATGCTGGTAGGCGGGCGGAGATCCGGAAATTTATCTTGGACTCTTTAGAGCAAGGGAAGCCGTTCTATTTTGCTCCATTTGTGTTCTCAAGTCGGAGAAACATCCGAGTGGCGGATGATGGTTTCGAAATTGAACCAAGGGATAAAATTTATATTCTGGACGGGCAGCACCGCAGTTCCGCGCTATCTTCCGCTATTAGTCACTTAAAAACAATGAAGGAAGCTGCAGAAGAAATTGGGGATTTTACGGAAAGCCAAAAGGCAAAAAAACATATAGACCAACTTGTAAATTATCCTGTCGCCATGCAGGTTTTTCTGGAATTAGATACGCAATCGGAACAGCAACTTTTTACGGACTATAATACTGAGAGGAAGGAGGCCCATCCAGGTCTGCTGATGCAGTACGATCATCGTGACAAATATATTGAGTTAACTCGAAACGTTGCCTATCAATTGGCAGACACTCTTGATATTGAACATAAACGATCACGCTTGACCGCACAAAACTCGTCAGTTACTTCCCTGACCATCATGCGCCGTTGTCTGATTGCATTGTTCGAAGGGCTTCTTACCGTTAAGACGGGAGATCCATATCCCAGGTGCAAGCTGACTGAAATGCCGAAAGTGGCAAAGTACTTCTTTCAGTCCTGGAACGATTTGTTTCCAAGGCAGATGGCTAACCGGTCTACTTACGTTTCTGGTCTGACAGGTATTCAAATCGCTTTGGCATACACGGCTTTCCTTACGATGCGGGAAAATAATATCACTTATTACAAGGCGATTGACATGCTTCGATTATTGAATCGACGTTGCACTTGGAAGCATGACGATCCTTTATTTAAACATATGTATCATTCCGAAGCGAAACAACTGCGTCATCATTCTTCCACAACTGCCATTAAACGAACGGCGCTGGAGTTTCTATCAGTTATTGAGCAAGAAAGGGGCATGGAAAATGATTATTCTTCCCGTCTTTTCTAA